In the Bordetella genomosp. 10 genome, one interval contains:
- a CDS encoding leucyl aminopeptidase has translation MEFSTHSTASLHQIKTAALALGVYADGILSPAAELIDRASNGAVRDVVKSEFRGRTGSTLVLRALPGVTAQRVVLVGLGKQAEYGARAHAAAEQGFAAYLVSAQLAEGVSTLAANAYPDSTLRARARAAAIAAGNTTYHYDATFGKPDRDARPKLRKITQVIERSDAAQAQAGLREGGAIANGMELARTLGNLPGNVCTPTYLGETARKLSREFKSLKVEVLERKQIEALGMGSFLSVARGSDEPPRFIVLRHTPPKPAGARKAAAKDGAGPVVLVGKGITFDSGGISIKPAATMDEMKFDMCGAASVLGTFRALAELELPFEVVGLVASCENMPSGKANKPGDVVTTMSGQTVEILNTDAEGRLILCDALTYAERFKPSAVIDIATLTGACVVALGNVNSGLFSKDDALADALLKAGRESLDPAWRMPLDDAYQDQLKSNFADIANIGGPPAGAVTAACFLSRFAKAYRWAHLDIAGTAWRGGKDKGSTGRPVPLLMQYLLNQA, from the coding sequence ATGGAATTTAGCACACACAGCACCGCCTCCTTGCACCAGATCAAGACCGCCGCGCTGGCGCTGGGCGTCTACGCCGACGGCATCCTGTCTCCCGCCGCCGAACTGATCGACCGCGCCAGCAACGGCGCCGTGCGCGACGTCGTGAAAAGCGAATTCCGCGGCCGCACCGGCAGCACCCTGGTCTTGCGCGCCCTGCCCGGCGTCACGGCCCAGCGCGTGGTCCTGGTCGGCCTGGGCAAGCAGGCCGAATACGGCGCGCGCGCCCATGCCGCCGCCGAGCAGGGCTTCGCCGCCTACCTGGTGTCGGCCCAGTTGGCCGAGGGCGTCTCGACGCTGGCCGCCAACGCCTACCCCGATTCGACGCTGCGCGCGCGCGCCCGCGCCGCGGCGATCGCGGCCGGCAACACCACCTACCACTACGACGCCACCTTCGGCAAACCCGACCGCGACGCCCGGCCCAAGCTGCGCAAGATCACGCAGGTGATCGAGCGCAGCGACGCCGCCCAGGCCCAGGCCGGCCTGCGCGAAGGCGGCGCCATCGCCAACGGCATGGAGCTGGCGCGCACGCTGGGCAACCTGCCCGGCAACGTCTGCACGCCCACCTACCTCGGCGAAACGGCCCGGAAGCTGAGCCGCGAGTTCAAATCGCTGAAGGTCGAGGTGCTGGAGCGCAAGCAGATCGAAGCCCTGGGCATGGGCTCCTTCCTGTCGGTGGCGCGCGGCTCCGACGAGCCGCCGCGCTTCATCGTGCTGCGCCACACGCCGCCCAAGCCGGCCGGCGCGCGCAAGGCCGCCGCCAAGGACGGCGCGGGCCCGGTGGTGCTGGTCGGCAAGGGCATCACCTTCGATTCCGGCGGCATTTCGATCAAGCCGGCCGCCACCATGGACGAAATGAAATTCGACATGTGCGGGGCCGCCAGCGTGCTGGGCACCTTCCGCGCCCTGGCCGAGCTGGAACTGCCCTTCGAGGTCGTCGGCCTGGTCGCCAGTTGCGAAAACATGCCCAGCGGCAAGGCCAACAAGCCGGGCGACGTGGTCACCACCATGTCGGGCCAGACCGTCGAAATCCTCAATACGGACGCCGAAGGCCGTTTGATCCTGTGCGACGCCCTGACCTACGCGGAACGCTTCAAGCCTTCCGCCGTGATCGACATCGCCACGCTCACCGGCGCCTGCGTGGTGGCCCTGGGCAACGTCAACAGCGGCCTGTTCTCCAAGGACGACGCCCTGGCCGACGCCCTGCTGAAGGCCGGCCGCGAGTCGCTCGACCCCGCCTGGCGCATGCCCCTGGACGACGCCTACCAGGACCAGTTGAAGTCCAACTTCGCCGACATCGCCAACATCGGCGGCCCGCCGGCCGGCGCGGTGACCGCGGCCTGCTTCCTGTCGCGCTTCGCCAAGGCCTACCGCTGGGCCCACCTGGACATCGCCGGCACGGCCTGGCGGGGCGGCAAGGACAAGGGTTCGACCGGCCGGCCGGTGCCCCTGCTCATGCAGTACCTGCTGAACCAGGCCTGA
- a CDS encoding DNA polymerase III subunit chi produces the protein MPRIDFAFGAPDRLRTACQVVRKQYLAGQRLVVYCTDASRLSAFDRLLWALDDISFIPHVLATDALASVTPVLLTASDPARAAAAAGPEGTPPWLLNLDDDCPPGYDGYERVLEIVSQDDADRQAARQRWRAYAAAGHEPQSHAIGGAQRGQQG, from the coding sequence ATGCCGCGCATCGACTTTGCCTTCGGCGCTCCCGACCGCCTGCGCACGGCCTGCCAGGTCGTGCGCAAGCAGTACCTGGCGGGCCAGCGGCTGGTGGTCTATTGCACCGACGCCAGCCGCCTGTCCGCCTTCGACCGCCTGCTGTGGGCGCTGGACGATATCTCCTTCATCCCGCACGTCCTGGCCACCGACGCGCTGGCCAGCGTCACCCCCGTGCTGCTGACGGCGTCCGACCCGGCGCGCGCGGCCGCGGCCGCCGGCCCCGAAGGCACGCCGCCCTGGCTGCTCAATTTGGACGACGACTGCCCGCCCGGCTACGATGGCTATGAGCGGGTGCTGGAAATCGTCTCGCAGGACGACGCCGACCGGCAGGCCGCGCGGCAGCGCTGGCGCGCCTATGCCGCCGCCGGCCACGAACCGCAGAGCCACGCCATCGGCGGGGCGCAGCGCGGCCAGCAAGGCTGA
- a CDS encoding Bax inhibitor-1/YccA family protein yields MNDYRPSPFNRAGAYAGAPGEVVRNRVLRNTYWLLAVSLIPTVLGSAVGLYTGINRVMAASPGMSAIIFLLGAFGLMFGIERNKNSGLGVALLLAFTFFMGVMLSRLLGFVMGLQNGSQLIMMAFGGTAVVFGAMATLSTTMKRDLSGMQKWLFAGAIVILVAALANIFLQLPAMMLAISTLAVVIFSAFMLVDLQRVVNGGETNYVTATLAIYLDVYNVFTNLLVLLSAFTGGNRN; encoded by the coding sequence ATGAACGATTATCGTCCGTCCCCCTTTAACCGCGCAGGCGCCTACGCCGGCGCGCCGGGCGAAGTGGTCCGCAACCGCGTCTTGCGCAATACGTACTGGTTGCTGGCCGTGTCGCTCATTCCCACGGTGCTGGGCTCGGCGGTCGGCCTCTATACCGGCATCAACCGCGTCATGGCCGCCAGCCCGGGCATGTCCGCCATCATTTTCCTGCTGGGCGCCTTCGGCCTGATGTTCGGCATCGAACGCAACAAGAACAGCGGGCTGGGCGTCGCCCTGCTGCTGGCCTTCACGTTCTTCATGGGCGTCATGCTGTCGCGCCTGCTGGGCTTCGTCATGGGGCTGCAGAACGGTTCGCAGTTGATCATGATGGCCTTCGGCGGCACCGCCGTCGTGTTCGGCGCCATGGCGACCTTGTCGACAACCATGAAGCGCGACCTGTCCGGCATGCAGAAATGGCTGTTCGCGGGCGCCATCGTCATCCTCGTGGCGGCGCTGGCCAACATCTTCCTGCAACTGCCCGCGATGATGCTGGCCATCTCCACGCTGGCCGTGGTCATCTTCTCGGCCTTCATGCTGGTGGACCTGCAGCGCGTGGTCAACGGCGGCGAAACCAACTACGTCACCGCCACCCTGGCCATCTACCTGGACGTCTACAACGTCTTCACCAACCTGCTGGTCCTGTTGAGCGCCTTCACCGGCGGCAACCGGAACTAA
- a CDS encoding aldo/keto reductase, with amino-acid sequence MPTRRRLLQAACASLPATLLSGVARAADSPVNHRAIPATGEMLPTVGMGTADTFDVDPQGAEMATLEDVLKRLVAAAGKNAVIDTAPSYGRAEAVTGELLARQHARDGIFLATKIGATGRDAALRQVHNSQAMLKSQRLDLIQIHNLIDTVNQLALLRELKQQGVTRYVGITHYTESAHDELTRLVEREKPDFVQINLSVTARGAEQRLLPACQAHGAAVLINRPFRDGALFRQVRGKALPAWAAEIDCTSWAQLFLKFIIGHPAVTCVIPATSKPANMADNLLAGRGRLPDAAMRERIAALFT; translated from the coding sequence ATGCCCACCCGCCGCCGCCTGCTGCAAGCCGCCTGCGCCAGCCTGCCCGCCACCCTGCTCTCCGGCGTCGCCCGCGCCGCCGACAGCCCGGTAAACCATCGGGCCATTCCCGCCACGGGGGAGATGCTGCCCACCGTGGGCATGGGCACCGCCGACACCTTCGACGTGGACCCGCAAGGCGCGGAAATGGCCACGCTGGAGGACGTCCTGAAACGCCTGGTCGCCGCGGCCGGCAAGAATGCCGTCATCGACACCGCGCCCAGCTATGGCCGCGCCGAGGCCGTCACCGGCGAGCTGCTTGCCCGGCAGCACGCGCGCGACGGCATTTTCCTGGCCACCAAGATCGGCGCCACGGGGCGCGACGCGGCGCTGCGCCAGGTCCACAACTCGCAGGCCATGCTGAAATCGCAGCGGCTCGACCTCATCCAGATCCACAACCTGATCGATACGGTCAACCAACTGGCCCTCCTGCGCGAACTCAAGCAGCAGGGCGTGACGCGCTACGTCGGCATCACCCACTACACCGAATCGGCGCATGACGAACTGACGCGCCTGGTCGAGCGGGAGAAACCCGATTTCGTGCAGATCAACCTGTCGGTCACGGCGCGCGGCGCGGAGCAGCGCCTGCTGCCGGCCTGCCAGGCCCACGGGGCGGCGGTCCTGATCAACCGCCCGTTTCGCGACGGCGCGCTGTTCCGGCAGGTGCGCGGCAAGGCCTTGCCGGCCTGGGCCGCGGAGATAGACTGCACCAGTTGGGCGCAATTGTTCCTGAAATTCATCATCGGCCACCCCGCCGTGACCTGCGTCATCCCGGCCACTTCCAAACCGGCCAATATGGCGGACAATCTGCTTGCGGGCCGGGGCCGCCTGCCCGACGCCGCCATGCGCGAGCGCATCGCCGCCCTGTTCACCTGA
- a CDS encoding NTP/NDP exchange transporter, which yields MTSPFTSVIERASRAVNVRPGEGRAAVCGFGFFFCLFTGYFMLRPIRETLGIAAGVDKLQWLFTATFLVMLAAVPCFGWLARRTPRTRFVTWAYGFFAATLVVFAAVFQAAPDNVWGARAFYVWISVFNLFVVSVAWSLMADVFRTSQAKRLFAFISAGASTGGLLGPVLGGVLAGPLGAAGLVLLSAALLAATLPLKSWLMGWRARAGAGQPESDATQAPRRDEDPSRPIGGGIVAGATRTFKSPLLLGVSAFVVLLATASTFLYMEQARLVAHAFATPTQRIQVFSALDFTVQLLSLLTQLFLTGRLAQRLGVTFLLTVVPLAICAGFLVLAAWPVFGVLAVVMVLRRVGEYALVRPGREMIFTTVSAEDKYKAKNFIDTVVYRAGDAASAWVKTAVDALGHSAAIVALVGAAGAGLWAICGYLLGRATDARQAAAAGAGNETGTGTGTGPATLR from the coding sequence ATGACCAGCCCGTTCACCTCCGTCATCGAACGCGCCAGCCGCGCCGTCAACGTGCGGCCCGGCGAGGGGCGGGCCGCCGTGTGCGGCTTCGGCTTCTTCTTCTGCCTGTTCACCGGCTATTTCATGCTGCGCCCCATCCGCGAGACCCTGGGCATCGCGGCCGGCGTCGACAAGCTGCAGTGGCTGTTCACCGCCACCTTTCTCGTCATGCTGGCCGCCGTGCCCTGCTTCGGCTGGCTGGCCCGGCGCACGCCGCGCACGCGCTTCGTTACCTGGGCCTACGGTTTCTTCGCGGCCACCCTGGTGGTCTTCGCGGCGGTGTTCCAGGCCGCGCCCGACAACGTATGGGGCGCGCGCGCCTTCTACGTATGGATCTCGGTATTCAACCTGTTCGTGGTCTCGGTCGCCTGGAGCCTGATGGCCGACGTTTTCCGCACCAGCCAGGCCAAGCGGCTCTTCGCCTTCATCTCCGCCGGCGCCAGCACCGGCGGCCTGCTCGGCCCCGTGCTGGGCGGCGTGCTGGCCGGCCCCCTGGGGGCGGCCGGGCTGGTGCTGCTGTCGGCCGCGCTGCTGGCGGCCACGCTGCCCCTGAAATCCTGGCTCATGGGCTGGCGCGCCCGGGCGGGCGCGGGCCAACCCGAAAGCGATGCCACGCAGGCGCCGCGCCGCGACGAGGATCCCTCGCGGCCCATCGGCGGCGGCATCGTCGCCGGCGCCACGCGCACCTTCAAGTCGCCGCTGCTGCTGGGCGTTTCCGCCTTCGTCGTCCTGCTGGCCACCGCCAGCACCTTCCTGTACATGGAACAGGCGCGCCTGGTGGCCCACGCCTTCGCCACGCCGACGCAGCGCATCCAGGTCTTCAGCGCGTTGGACTTCACCGTGCAACTGCTGTCCCTGCTGACACAGCTTTTCCTCACCGGCCGGCTGGCGCAGCGCCTGGGCGTCACTTTCCTGCTGACCGTCGTCCCGCTGGCCATCTGCGCCGGCTTCCTCGTGCTCGCGGCCTGGCCGGTCTTCGGCGTGCTGGCCGTGGTCATGGTGTTGCGCCGCGTGGGCGAATACGCGCTGGTCAGGCCGGGCCGCGAAATGATCTTCACCACGGTGAGCGCCGAGGACAAGTACAAGGCCAAGAATTTCATCGATACGGTGGTCTACCGCGCCGGCGACGCCGCCAGCGCCTGGGTCAAGACCGCCGTCGACGCCCTGGGGCATAGCGCCGCGATCGTGGCGCTGGTCGGCGCGGCGGGCGCCGGGCTGTGGGCGATATGCGGCTATCTGCTGGGCCGCGCCACCGATGCGCGCCAGGCGGCCGCGGCCGGAGCCGGGAATGAGACCGGAACCGGAACCGGGACCGGCCCGGCTACCTTGCGATAA
- the recO gene encoding DNA repair protein RecO, producing MSRRSPRVQDSPAYMLHATPWRETSLVIQAFSREFGCVAMVAKGAKRPYSVLRPVLSAFQPLSLSWTGAGEVKTLTRAEIAGVLPLAGGALMSAWYMNELLLRLMPREDAHPVLFDAYQTALTQLAAGSRAAAALRRFEWTLLRETGYGVDAEMPDFEDPAIEPALRRDLRERLAQNLAGRELATRRVLLDLQRLG from the coding sequence ATGAGCCGGCGTTCTCCCCGGGTGCAGGACAGCCCCGCGTACATGCTGCATGCCACGCCGTGGCGCGAGACGTCGCTGGTGATCCAGGCTTTTTCCCGCGAGTTCGGCTGCGTCGCCATGGTGGCCAAGGGCGCCAAGCGGCCTTATTCCGTGTTGCGGCCGGTCCTGTCGGCGTTCCAGCCCCTGAGCCTGTCGTGGACCGGGGCGGGCGAGGTCAAGACGCTGACGCGGGCCGAGATCGCCGGGGTGCTGCCCCTGGCCGGCGGGGCCTTGATGTCGGCGTGGTACATGAACGAGCTGCTGCTGCGCCTGATGCCGCGCGAGGATGCCCATCCTGTCCTGTTCGATGCCTACCAGACCGCGTTGACCCAGTTGGCCGCCGGCAGCCGCGCGGCCGCCGCGCTGCGCCGCTTCGAATGGACCTTGCTGCGCGAAACCGGCTACGGCGTGGACGCGGAAATGCCGGATTTCGAGGATCCCGCCATCGAGCCCGCGCTGCGGCGCGACCTGCGCGAACGCCTGGCGCAGAACCTGGCCGGCCGCGAACTGGCGACGCGCCGGGTGCTGCTGGATCTGCAACGGCTGGGCTGA
- the era gene encoding GTPase Era — protein sequence MSEQPFRCGFVAIVGRPNVGKSTLNNALIGSKISIVSRKAQTTRHRIHGVLTRDHEQFVFVDTPGFQTRHGGTMNRMMNRVVTQALNDVDVVVHVVEAGKWSEGDAKLLPLLPKGERCILAVNKIDALKSRDELFPYVARLSTLHDYGAVIPVSAAKDRQLDVLLDEIAKRLPENEAMFEADTLTDRPRRFIAAELIREKIFRLVGDELPYGCTVVIEQWEESEKGARVAACILVERDSYKPILLGAGGMHMKRIASEARQDIAKMLDKPVHLEVYIKVRKGWSERESALRDLGYE from the coding sequence ATGAGCGAACAACCTTTCCGCTGCGGCTTCGTGGCCATCGTCGGCCGGCCGAACGTCGGCAAATCCACCCTGAACAATGCCCTCATCGGCAGCAAGATCTCCATCGTCTCGCGCAAGGCGCAGACGACGCGCCATCGCATCCATGGCGTGCTGACGCGCGACCATGAGCAGTTCGTCTTCGTCGACACGCCCGGTTTCCAGACCCGCCATGGCGGGACCATGAACCGCATGATGAATCGCGTGGTCACCCAGGCCTTGAACGACGTCGACGTGGTGGTGCACGTGGTCGAGGCGGGCAAGTGGTCGGAGGGCGACGCCAAGCTGCTGCCCCTGCTGCCCAAGGGCGAGCGCTGCATCCTCGCCGTCAACAAGATCGATGCGCTGAAGAGCCGGGACGAACTCTTTCCCTACGTGGCCCGGCTGAGCACGCTGCACGACTACGGGGCGGTGATTCCTGTCAGCGCCGCCAAGGACCGCCAGCTCGACGTCCTGCTGGACGAGATCGCCAAGCGCCTGCCCGAGAACGAAGCCATGTTCGAGGCCGATACGCTGACCGATCGCCCCAGGCGCTTCATCGCCGCCGAGCTGATCCGCGAGAAGATCTTCCGCCTGGTCGGCGACGAACTGCCCTATGGCTGCACCGTGGTCATCGAGCAATGGGAAGAAAGCGAGAAGGGCGCGCGCGTGGCCGCGTGCATTCTCGTCGAGCGCGACAGCTACAAGCCCATCCTGCTGGGCGCCGGCGGCATGCACATGAAGCGCATCGCTTCGGAGGCGCGCCAGGACATCGCCAAGATGCTGGACAAGCCGGTGCACCTGGAGGTCTACATCAAGGTGCGCAAGGGATGGTCGGAGCGCGAGAGCGCCTTGCGCGATCTGGGCTACGAGTAA
- the rnc gene encoding ribonuclease III — protein sequence MSLAALQSRLDHRFGDEALLEQALTHRSHGARHNERLEFLGDSVLNFVVASMLFDRYGKIDEGDLSRLRANLVKQASLADIAQKLELSHDLRLGEGELKSGGFRRPSILADTLEAIFGAVFLDGGFDAARRVIARLYQPILATVDPKTLGKDAKTLLQEFLQGRKLALPVYTVIATHGAAHSQQFEVECAIPAWEIKVVGAGASRRAAEQAAAKSALEAAQAASPAKNPKRAPRARKTAQLSLPVAVAQEVK from the coding sequence ATGTCCCTAGCCGCGCTGCAATCCCGTCTGGATCACCGCTTCGGTGACGAGGCCCTGCTGGAGCAGGCGCTGACTCATCGCAGCCATGGTGCGCGCCATAACGAGAGACTCGAATTCCTGGGCGATTCCGTCCTGAACTTCGTGGTCGCTTCCATGCTGTTCGATCGCTACGGCAAGATCGACGAGGGCGACCTCTCGCGGCTGCGCGCCAACCTGGTGAAGCAGGCTTCGCTGGCGGACATCGCGCAGAAGCTGGAGCTTTCGCACGACCTGCGCCTGGGCGAGGGCGAGCTGAAAAGCGGCGGCTTCCGCCGTCCCTCCATCCTGGCCGACACGCTGGAGGCCATTTTCGGCGCCGTCTTCCTGGATGGCGGCTTCGATGCCGCGCGCCGCGTCATCGCCCGCCTGTATCAACCCATCCTGGCTACCGTCGACCCCAAGACGCTGGGCAAGGACGCCAAGACGCTGCTGCAGGAATTCCTGCAAGGCCGCAAGCTGGCCTTGCCCGTGTATACGGTGATCGCCACCCACGGCGCCGCCCATAGCCAGCAATTCGAGGTCGAGTGCGCCATCCCCGCCTGGGAAATCAAGGTGGTGGGCGCCGGCGCCAGCCGCCGCGCGGCCGAGCAGGCCGCGGCCAAGTCGGCGCTGGAGGCGGCGCAGGCCGCCAGTCCCGCCAAGAACCCCAAGCGCGCGCCCCGCGCGCGCAAGACCGCGCAGCTATCCTTGCCCGTCGCGGTCGCCCAAGAAGTGAAATGA
- the lepB gene encoding signal peptidase I, producing MSWNFALILFILLVVTGVIWLLDITVLRKSRKRKGEEARAQFDRAAAADTGAADPAETERQRRAAVEAASRAPWWVEYAVSFFPVILFVFVLRSFVVEPFRIPSGSMLPTLQSGDLILVNKFSRGIRLPILDTKIINTGSLQRGDVIVFRYPVDPDVDYIKRVVGLPGDEIAYLDKKLYVNGQEVTHTRDGNYFEPDRVAYVSRYKEKLGDVEHDILLEEGKYQQYEPIWQFPYSQNCQYSRAGVRCKVPEGQYFAMGDNRDNSADSRYWGFVPDGNIVGKAFFIWMNFSDLSRIGRFN from the coding sequence ATGAGCTGGAATTTCGCGCTGATCTTGTTCATCCTGCTGGTGGTCACCGGCGTCATCTGGTTGCTGGACATCACGGTGTTGCGCAAGTCGCGCAAGCGCAAGGGCGAAGAGGCCCGGGCGCAGTTCGACCGGGCCGCGGCGGCCGACACCGGCGCCGCCGATCCCGCCGAAACCGAGCGCCAGCGCCGCGCCGCGGTCGAGGCCGCCAGCCGCGCGCCGTGGTGGGTCGAATACGCCGTCAGCTTTTTCCCGGTGATCCTGTTCGTCTTCGTGCTGCGGTCCTTCGTGGTCGAGCCCTTCCGCATTCCGTCGGGGTCGATGCTGCCCACCCTGCAGTCCGGCGACCTGATCCTGGTGAACAAGTTCAGCCGCGGCATACGCCTGCCCATCCTGGACACCAAGATCATCAACACCGGCTCGCTGCAGCGCGGGGACGTCATCGTCTTCCGCTACCCGGTTGACCCGGACGTGGACTACATCAAGCGCGTGGTGGGCCTGCCGGGCGATGAAATCGCCTACCTGGACAAGAAACTGTATGTAAACGGCCAGGAAGTGACCCATACCCGCGACGGCAACTATTTCGAGCCGGACCGGGTCGCCTACGTGTCCCGATATAAGGAAAAATTGGGCGACGTTGAGCACGATATCCTGCTGGAAGAAGGAAAATACCAGCAATATGAGCCCATCTGGCAGTTCCCGTACTCGCAGAACTGTCAATACAGCCGGGCCGGGGTGCGCTGCAAGGTGCCCGAGGGGCAGTATTTCGCCATGGGCGACAATCGGGACAATAGCGCCGACAGCCGCTACTGGGGATTCGTTCCGGACGGTAATATCGTGGGCAAGGCCTTCTTCATCTGGATGAATTTCTCCGATCTGAGCCGGATCGGCCGATTCAATTGA
- the lepA gene encoding translation elongation factor 4 codes for MQHIRNFSIIAHIDHGKSTLADRLIQRCGGLADREMSAQVLDSMDIERERGITIKAQTAALQYKAQDGKVYNLNLIDTPGHVDFSYEVSRSLSACEGALLVVDASQGVEAQTVANCYTAIELGVEVLPVLNKMDLPQADPDGARQEVEDVIGIDASDAVLASAKTGMGIDEILETVVARVPPPRGEVDAPLQALIIDSWFDNYVGVVMLVRIVNGVLRPKDKILLMASGATHLCEQVGVFTPKSVQRTQLSAGEVGFIIAGIKELANAKVGDTITLAGKPAPAPLPGFKEVKPQVFAGLYPVESSEYDQLRDSLEKLKLNDAALMFEPEVSQALGFGFRCGFLGLLHMEIVQERLEREFDMDIITTAPSVVYEVEQRDGEVIFIESPSRLPEIGKIAEIREPIVKVTLFMPQDYVGPVMTLCNNKRGVQLNMSYHGRQVHLVYEIPLGEIVLDFFDKLKSVSRGYASMDYEFQEYRAADVVRVDLLINGDKVDALSMIVHRSNARYRAREVVSKMRELIPRQMFDVAIQAAIGAEVIARENVKALRKNVLAKCYGGDITRKKKLLEKQKAGKKRMKQVGSVEIPQEAFLAILQVEDK; via the coding sequence ATGCAGCATATCCGCAACTTTTCCATCATCGCCCACATCGATCACGGCAAGTCGACCCTGGCCGACCGCCTGATCCAGCGCTGCGGCGGCCTGGCGGATCGCGAGATGTCGGCCCAGGTGCTCGACTCCATGGACATCGAGCGCGAGCGCGGCATCACCATCAAGGCCCAGACGGCCGCCCTGCAGTACAAGGCGCAGGACGGCAAGGTCTACAACCTGAACCTCATCGACACCCCGGGGCACGTCGACTTCTCGTACGAAGTCAGCCGCTCGCTGTCGGCCTGCGAGGGCGCGCTGCTGGTGGTCGACGCCTCGCAGGGGGTGGAGGCGCAGACGGTGGCCAACTGCTATACCGCGATCGAGCTGGGCGTGGAGGTGCTGCCGGTCCTCAACAAGATGGACCTGCCGCAGGCGGATCCGGACGGCGCGCGCCAGGAAGTGGAGGACGTGATCGGCATCGACGCGTCCGACGCCGTGCTGGCCAGCGCCAAGACCGGCATGGGCATCGACGAGATTCTCGAAACCGTGGTCGCGCGCGTGCCGCCGCCCCGGGGCGAGGTCGACGCCCCCCTGCAGGCCCTGATCATCGATTCCTGGTTCGACAACTATGTCGGCGTCGTCATGCTGGTGCGCATCGTCAACGGCGTGCTGCGGCCCAAGGACAAGATCCTGCTGATGGCCTCGGGCGCCACGCACCTGTGCGAACAGGTGGGCGTGTTCACGCCCAAGTCGGTGCAGCGGACGCAGTTGTCGGCCGGGGAGGTGGGGTTCATCATCGCGGGCATCAAGGAACTCGCCAACGCCAAGGTGGGCGACACCATCACCCTGGCGGGCAAGCCCGCGCCGGCGCCGCTGCCCGGTTTCAAGGAAGTGAAGCCGCAGGTGTTCGCGGGCCTCTATCCGGTGGAGAGCAGCGAATACGACCAACTGCGCGATTCGCTGGAAAAGCTCAAGCTCAACGACGCCGCGCTGATGTTCGAACCCGAAGTGTCGCAGGCGCTGGGCTTCGGCTTCCGCTGCGGCTTCCTCGGCCTGCTGCACATGGAAATCGTGCAGGAACGGCTGGAGCGCGAGTTCGACATGGACATCATCACCACCGCGCCGTCGGTGGTGTACGAGGTCGAACAGCGCGACGGCGAGGTGATCTTCATCGAAAGCCCCTCGCGCCTGCCCGAAATCGGCAAGATCGCCGAAATCCGCGAGCCCATCGTCAAGGTGACGCTGTTCATGCCGCAGGACTACGTCGGTCCCGTCATGACCCTGTGCAACAACAAGCGCGGCGTCCAGTTGAACATGAGCTACCACGGCCGCCAGGTGCACCTGGTGTACGAGATCCCGCTGGGCGAGATCGTGCTGGACTTCTTCGACAAGCTGAAGTCCGTCTCGCGCGGCTATGCCTCCATGGACTACGAGTTCCAGGAGTACCGCGCCGCCGACGTGGTGCGGGTCGACCTGTTGATCAACGGCGACAAGGTCGACGCCTTGTCGATGATCGTCCACCGCAGCAACGCCCGCTACCGCGCGCGCGAAGTGGTGTCCAAGATGCGCGAGCTGATCCCGCGCCAGATGTTCGACGTCGCCATCCAGGCGGCCATCGGCGCCGAGGTCATCGCCCGCGAGAACGTCAAGGCCCTGCGCAAGAACGTGCTCGCCAAGTGCTACGGCGGCGATATCACCCGCAAGAAGAAACTGCTGGAAAAGCAGAAGGCGGGCAAGAAACGGATGAAGCAGGTCGGTAGCGTGGAAATCCCGCAAGAGGCCTTCCTCGCCATCCTCCAAGTGGAAGACAAATAA